GGTGGGGGCCGCGCCAGTCAGGGCGCCCGAATGCCAGGACTGCCAGCCGCCCCAGACCCCGTTCATGGCGTAGCTCATGATGTTGACGCGGTCAAACTGGGCAGTCAGGTCCGCCGAAATCAGCCTGGCATCCCCCGGAAAATTGGCATTGACCCAGGCCACTGGCAGCGTGAGGATCAGCCCCGGCTGACCAGCCTTCAACTCGGCGGCCAGCGCTTTCAGGGGGGCGGCGTCCTTGGCCTTGATGGGTTCCCAGTCGAGGTCAATGCCGTCAAAGCCGTAGTCCCGCACCACCTGAAGCAGATTGGTCACAAACCGGGCGCGGTTGGCGTCCGACGCAGCCCCCACGAACGCGGCGTAAGCGCCCGCGCCGCCCAGCATCAGAATGGCCTTCTTGCCTTCCCGGTGGGTCCGGGCCACGACGCCTTTGGCCCACTGCGGGCCAGCCACGCTGTCAATGTCAAAGCGGGTGTTGACGGTGCCGTCGGCATTGGGCACAGCGCGGCCCACCACCAGATGGGTCAGGGCGTCCCACTTCACCGCGTCCAGGGGATAGCGGTCGCGCAGGTAGCCCACGTAATAGCCCATCACCCAGGGCTGGCCGGTGGTCGGCGGCACGGGGGTGGGCGGGACAGGACCAGGCGGAACGGGGGTGGGCGGCGTGGGCGCCGGGGTCGAGGTGGCCGCGCCACTGAACGTCAGAGTGCCAGGAGCCAGATTGGCCGTACCCGCTGGATATTTCGCGGTGAAGCCGAATGTCACCTGGCCCCCGGTGGGGATGGCCGCGTTATAGCTGGCGTTCGTGACCTTGACCTGCGCGCCGGTCTGCGTCAGGACACCGTTCCAGGAATTGGTGATGACCTGTGCACCCGGAAAGGTCCATTCCAGCGTCCAGCCTTTGATGGCGGGGCCGGTATTGGTGATGGTAACGCTGCCGGTAAAGCCCGTCTTCCAGTCGCTAGAAACGCTGTAGGCGACAGTGGCCGTGGCGGCGGTGGCCTGCGCCGCCACTTTCGGAGTGGCAGCTGGGCTGCTGGGGGCAGCGCAGGCGACGAGAGACAGCAGCAGCAGAGGAGCCAGACCCAGGGGAAAACGTAACATCTCAACCTCCGGTAGAAGACAGGGAAACAGGGAGCTTAGAAGGAGCAGGACGGGGTTCGAGCGTGGAGTGTGCAACTCAGTTCTGTTCCGTTTACAACTCAGAACAGACGGACTCTGTCCCAGGCCGAATCAGGCGGTGATACAGAAACAGCAGGGCGTCGTCGGGTTCCTGAAACTCGTGGTGGGTGCCGTTCATACACTCGATGCGGGCGCGCCAGAGCCGGTGTTCCGGCCCGGCGGGCCAGACCGACAGGCGGTAGCTGGCGCCGCCTGAGGCCTCGGCGGTGAGGTCATTCACGGCCGGCGTCCTAGAGCATTTGTCAAAAAGATGACATCTTTTTGACCGAGTGGAGCGAGTGAATTTCGCAGAGCAGGACGGAGAATGGAGCCGTCTGGGGTGCTCTTCTCCAGACGGCGGAATTCGGAGAACTGCTCTAGCGCCACAGCTCTAACTTCAGCGAGACGTTGGTCATGGGCGGCGTCAGGGTGATGCCGGTCTGTCCTTTGGCCGAGGCGGCGTCCACCCAGTCCCCTTCATCCGGCTCGCCATTGCCGTTGGTGTCTTCCCAGGCCAGCAGCTCGTAGGGGGTGGCCTCCAGACCATCAATGCTGAAACTCTGCTGGTGGCCTGTGCCCGAGAGGGTCACGAAGCGGATGCTGCCTTCATCGGCGCAGCCTAGGTCCACGCGGCAGGCAATCACCATGGCGCCCTTGAGGCTGTGGCCCTGAGGCGCGCTCAGCAGGCCCGTTACGCGCCGCACCTTCTGGTCGGCGGCCGTGCCACCCAGCAGGCGTGGCCGGTTGTAGAGGCTGTCTCTGGCCTCCCCCTTGGGGTCGCCCAGAGAGAGCGTCTCGCCGTTAATTTTCCAGGTAAAGACCGACGGGGTCAGCTTGTGGTTCTCGTACACCTTGCTGGGCGAGCAGTTGTAGCCCTTGTTGTGGGCTGTGGTCGGCGTGAAGGTCAGAATGTTGCCCTTCAGGGTGACCTTGCCCTTACTGGTGGTCAGCAGCTTGGACGTGCAGCCGTAGGTAGACACCACGATGATGCCGTTCCGCTCGTAGCTGCCGTCCGCCTTGATGCGGATAATTTCGCTGGTGCCGCTGCCCTCGGCGTACTTGCCGGTGCTGGGGTCGTAGTACTCGATGGGCGACACGTAGCCGTATTCCCATTGGCCTTGCAGGGCGGCCGGAACGGTGGCTGCGTGGGCCGAGGTGGAGGCGAGGGCGAACAGAAGGGAGAAGCAGAGGTTGGTTTTGGTGTTCATGGTAGGCTCCTTGACTTGGTCGCTTCGACCGTTGCCATCACCTTAGGAAGATCAGAGTGACAGCTGGGTGACAGGGGGTGACAGGGTCAGAACGGAGAGACGGGAGCACCGGGAAAGAGAGTGCAGACGAGGTTCGGCATGGCGGCTAGAAAGCTCCTTAGCGCCGCTGCACACGAGGTAGAGGGGGCCAGGTGACGTGTTAAGAGCAGAGCCTCAGAGCCGCTTAGGCTGTCCTCCTCAAGCGGCTTGGGGCAGGCAAGGCTCTGCCTCTCGCGGGCATGCCTCGTGAACCAACTACCTACTGGCCTGCAATCCAGAAGTGAATGGGCTCCCTCTGAGATCGGCCACCTAAGCAGGCTCGTTCGCCCCTCCCCTGCCGCCCAGACTCTCCAGAGCTGCTCCCAAACAGCGCGGAGGGCCTGAGTAATGGCGCCTCAGGCCCTCTTTGTCGAGTTATTCAGCGGGCCTGTGCCGCCCCTCGGGCTGGCCGTTATGGCGCTTCGATGCGGTGAATCGTCCAGGTGACGGTGCGCGTGGTGGGCAGGCCGTCCACCCGCAGCGTGAAAGTCTGCTGGCCGGTCAGGGTGGTCACGCCGTTTTGGGTACTCGCCTGGCCAGTCACCTTGAAGCCGCCCCAGCTGTGGGTGCGCTCGTTGGGCACGTCGCGGGCATCGCTGCGGTCGCCGTAAGGGTTGCAGCCGCCCTTGAAATAGGTGGTGGTCTTGATCTGCCCGGGCACCGCCCGGGTCTTGGCGCCGTACATGTACGAGAGGTTCAGGGTGTAGCTCCCGCCCGGTTCAAGCGTCAGGCCCAGCCGGTCGTCGCCGGCCACTTGGGCGCTGGAATCCTCCTTGGACGTATTTTTCTGAATGTTGGTGCGCTGGCTGCCATTGGCGCATTCCACGGCATAGGCCGCGTCATAGTTGATGTGGTGGGCGTAGTCGCTCTTGAAGGTTGCCTGCGCGTCCAGGGCGGCATTGTGGCTGTGTTCGCTGATGCCGCTGCCGCCCGTGATGGTGTAGACGGCCACCGCGTCGGCGGTTTCCAGATCGGTGCCGGCCGGTTTCTTGGTGGGGTCCAGCAGCACCGTCTCTTCCTTGCGGCGGTCCTGAACCGTGACCTTGCCGGTCCAGCAGGTGTCGCCCTGCACGTCCGAACAGGCCGGCGCCCAGTCCCGCACCTTGAGCGGCAGGGTTGAGGAGATGGGCCACATGCGGTACAGCAGTTCGGCGGGCATGCCCACCAGCCCGCCAAGGCCGCCCAGCCCCGTGCCCAGGGCGTCCACCAGATCAGCAGCCAGGGCCGCACTCTTGATGGTGGCCTGCACGGAGACCTCGCCCGTCTTCTCGACCGCCTTGGGCGCGTCGCCCAGGTCCTCTTTCTGCCGCAGGCCCTCGAAGTGCAGTTCGGCCACGCCCGCCGCATCGGTCTTGTCGTGCATCACTTCCTCGCCGGGGCGCGCGGCGACGACGCTGGTGTGCTGGTCGGCGTAGGAGCCGCTCCCCTGCGCCGCAAACACGCGCCAGCGCAGGTCAGCGCCCTCGACCGCGCCGGCGTTGGGCGCGCTGAAGTCCAGCCCGGCCACGTTAAAGGCCAGGCGAAAACAGTTGGCGTACTGCCAGTTGGCGCTCAGGTCATACCAGACCTTGGCGCGCGCCGTCACCACACCGTCGCCGTCGTGGACCGTGCTCTGGGTGCGCTGAAGGGTGTCAGTATCGGTGGTCAGGTCCAGCTGGAAACTCGCAAACGTCAGCGTGAACTTCAGGTAGCTGAGCAGGAGATTCGCGTTGCCCAGCAGCCCAGCGGCGGCGTCCACCGGACTTTCGCCCGGCGTGGCGCTCACCGAGTCCAGGTAGCCCAGCAGCTCACCGACCCCGGTGGTGATGACGCTGGCGGCGCCGTCCATGATGGTGCCTTCCGTGCCGCCGAAGGTGCAGGGCGGGGCGGCGTCCTGGGCGCGCAGCAGGGCGGGGGGCTGCGTGGGCACCGTGACGCCCCGGCTCTGGGCCAGACGCGCCAGCCCCCCCGACAGGCGCAGCAGCAGCAGGCTTTGCTGCGCCGCGTTCAGGGGGACCTGCTGCGGGGTCTGGCTGGTCAGCAGGTCGTTCGCCGGGCCACCCAGGGCCACCACGAAGCGCGACCAGAAGCGCACGGTCGGCACCGCACTGCCCACCCCCGCCCGCAGATCGGCCTGAATGAGCGCCGGGAGCCGCGCTGGGTCCGCCTGGGGCCAGACGGTCTGAAGGGTTTGCGCCAGGTCGCCCAGCGTGATGGCCCCGCCCTGGCCCTGAAGGTGGGCCAGCGCTTCGGGGTCGTCGGCCGCCAGGGCCAGACCCAGCGCCGGTTGCGCGGCGGGCCGCACCACCTCGCCGTTCAGGCGGCGCACGGCAATGCCCGCTTCGGCCAGGGCGTCGCGCAGCGCCGCCGGGTCACCGCTGGCGGCGCGCAGGGCCAGGGCGGCGGCCCGGCGGTCGAGCGCTGCCAGTTCATCTGGCGTGGCGACTGGCCCTGTGGGGGGCGTGCCTGGGGCAGGCGTGGGCGGGCCAGCGGGCGCAGATGGCGCTGAGCAGGCCGACAGCAGCAAGAGGGTCAGAAAAGAAATCCGGCGAACAGGCTGATGGAACATAGGTCTACCTCGGCCACGACGCTAATCAGCTGGGGATGACACCCCAGTGACAGGGAGGCCGCAGGCCCGGCGGCGCCGTGAGCGGCTTACAATCCTCATATGGCCCCTTTCAGCTCACCTGCCGGCCGGTGCGCCTGTGCCTGAGCAGGAGGCGCAGCTGTTCGCGGCCATGTTCCGGCGGTCGCCGATTGGCATGGCGCTGGTGTCGCCCGGTGGCCAGTTCATGACGGTCAACGAGGCGCTGTGCCGCATGCTGGGGTATACGGCCGAAGACCTGCTGAACCTGACCTTTCAGGACATCACCTTCCCCGATGACCTGAACAGCGATTTGCAGCTGCTGGGGCAGATGCTGGCCGGCGAGATTGACCAGTACGAGCTGCGCAAGCGCTACTGGCGCCAGGACGGCACCCTGGTCTGGACCCAGCTCAATGTCTCCCTGATTCTGAACGAGGACGGCGCGCCCGCTTTCTTCGTGTCACAGATTCAGGATATTGACGCTCAGGTCAAGGGTGAGACGCAGCTTCACGCCCTGAACGAGCGCCTGCAGCTGGCCCTGGAAGCCACCGAGGACGGCGTCTGGGACTGGCGGCCCCAGACAGGCGAACTGTTCGTATCTGAACGATTTGGGCGGATGCTGGGCCCCAGCGAACAGGCGCCGGCGACCCTGGACGCCTGGCTGGTCCGCGTGCATCCCGGCGACCTACCTGGGCTCCTCGCGGCCTACAGGGCCCATCTGGACAGCGGCGCGCCCCTGAATACCGAGTACCGGGCGCGGCAGACGGGCGGCGAGTGGCGCTGGTTTCAGCTGCGCGGCCGGGTCACCACCCGCGACGCCCAGGGCCGCCCCGAACGGGTTACCGGCACCCAGACCGACGTGACCGAGCGAGTTCGCGTGACCCAGGACCTCCAGATGGTCATGACCAATCTGCCGGCCCTGATCGGGTACTGGGACCGGGAGTTGCGAAACCGCTTTGCCAACCCGACCTACACCGACTGGTACGGCTTCGACCCGGCCGAGATGCGCGGGCGGCATATTCAGGAACTGATGAGCCCAGAGATCTACGCGCTCAACCTGCCGCTGATGCAGTTGGCCCTGGGCGGCGACCCGCAGCGGTTTGAAGGCACACTCGTCGATGTCAGCGGCCGCCGCCGCACCATCGAACTGTCGCTGGTCCCTGACGGGTCAGGCGAGGAAGTGCGCGGTTTCATTGCCCTGGGGATGGACATCACGGCCCGCAAGGCCGCCGAGCAGGCGCTGCTGGAACAGAAGGAACTGGCCAGGGTCACCCTGGCTTCTATCGGCGACGGCGTGGTCACCACAGATCCCCAGGGCCAGGTCACGTTTCTGAATGCCCCCGCCGAGCGCCTGACCGGCTGGACCCTGGCCGAGGCCCACAGCCGGCCCGTCGAAGAGGTCATGACGCTGCTGGAAGAAGACACGCTCACGGCGGTGCCCAATCCGCTGCGCCAGGTGCTGCGCGACCACCAGACACTCAGCCTGGCCCGGAACACCAACCTGCGCAGCCGCAGCGGCCAGATGTACAGCGTCGAGGATTCAGCGGCGCCGATTCTGAATGAGGCCGGCCAGCTGCTGGGCGCCGTCCTGGTGTTTCACGACGTTTCAGACACCCGCGCGATGGCCCGGCACATGAGCCACCTGGCCCAGCACGACTCGCTGACCGACCTGCCCAACCGGCTGCTGCTGCGCGACCGGGTGTCGCAGGCCATAGAACGCGCCCGGCGGCAGGGTGGGCGGTTTGCCGTGCTGTTTCTCGATATGGACCACTTCAAGAACGTGAACGATTCTCTGGGTCACCATGTCGGCGATGAGCTGCTGCAGTCCATTGCCGGACGCCTGCGCGCGGCGCTGCGGGCGTCAGATACGGTCAGCCGGCAGGGCGGCGACGAATTTATCGTGATGCTGCCCGACATCCGGGAAACGGCGGATGTTGAAACGGTACTCGGCAAATTGATGGAGGTCATCAGCGCGCCCTATCACCTGGCCGGCCACCGGGTTGACACCTCATTCAGCATTGGCGTCGCCCTCTATCCAGAAGACGGCGAGGACACCGACACCCTCCTGCAACATGCCGACGCCGCGATGTACCGCGCCAAGGATGAGGGCCGGGGCCGCCACCGCTTCTTTTCCCGGTCCATTCATGAGGCCAGTCTGGCCCGTCAACTTCTTCAGGCGGAGTTGCGCCGCGCCCTGGACCAGCGTCAGTTCAGTCTGGTGTATCAGCCCAAAGTGAACCTCTGGACGAGGCAGGTGCTGGGCGTCGAAGCGCTGCTGCGCTGGACGCGCCCGGATGGCCGGCCCATCTCGCCTCTGGAATTCATTCCGCTCGCCGAGGCCAGCGGCCTGATTGTGCCGCTGGGCGCCTGGGTGCTAGAAACAGCCTGTCAGCAGAGCCGCGCCTGGGCGCAGGCTTCGGGCGAAGAACTCGCCGTTTCGGTCAATATCTCAGCGGTTCAGTTTACGGACCCTGGGTTTGTGGACATGGTCGAGCGGTGCCTGCGCAACACGGGCCTGTCCCCCCGGCTGCTGGAACTGGAATTGACCGAAAGCATGCTCATCACCGATATCGCCCGCGTGCAGCAGACCTTGCGGGCGCTGCAGGCCCTGGAGGTGTGTGTCTCGATTGACGATTTCGGCACAGGCTATTCCAGCCTGAGCTACCTGCAAAACTTTCCGGTGCAGACCCTGAAGATAGACCGGTCCTTTCTGAAAACGGTGCCGGACGATCCACAGGCCTCGGCAGTGGTCGAAGCCGTGATTGCGCTGGGCCGCAGCCTGAATCTGGGCGTGATCGCCGAGGGCGTGGAAACCACGGAACAGGCGCGCTGCCTGCTGAATCTGGGCTGCGCGGCCATGCAGGGATATCTGTTTGGTCGGCCCATGGCGGCGCCAGAGCTGCTGGCCTGGGTCCAGGAGTGGCACAGAGGAGGCGACTCGTGGGAAGAGGCTTGAGCTGTCTCCCCTCTCGTCAGGCATAAACGTCGTCCCAGATGACTTTCTCAGCTCAAGCCCGGAACGGTAGTTCAGGTATGCAGCTGAGGAGTCACGACCTGGGCAAGCCCGGTGGGTCATGCCTGACGCCCGCATCAGCTGCGCCTCTTCAGGCCAACACCCCAGCGGCTGACCAGGGCCGTGGTGCTGAGAACACCCGCAGGACAGCTAGACTGGTCTGAAGTTCATTCGTTCGGCAGGGCACCCGATGGCCCTGTTCCTTCCCGCGAGGTGCCCCATGACGCAACTTCAACCCGGCGAGAAACGCAGGCTGTCCGACTTCTTCCCCGACTCGCGCTTGCGCATTCAGGTCACGCACGACCTGGCCCAGGCCGATGTTAGCCTCTTCGGTCTGGACCGCGAACGGAAGCTCCGCGACGACCGGTATTTCATCTTTTATAACCAGCTTCAGAGTCCTGGGCGCGAGGTCACGCTGAACCTTGAGGGCGGCCGCGCCACCTTCGACCTTGACCTCTCGGCGCTGCCGGCCAGCATTGAGCGGCTGGTGTTCGTGATTTCGCATGACCAGCGGCCCATGAGCCAGCTGGGCCAGCTGCGCTTGAGCGTTCAGACGGCCCAGGGCAGCGAACAGGCCGTCATTCCCCTGAACGGCACCCTCTTTACCGCCGAGCGAGCCCTGATGATTGCTGAACTCTACCGGCACGCTGGAGAGTGGCGGCTGGGCAGCGTCGCGCAGGGATTTCAGGGCGGCCTGGATTCACTCCTGACCTACTTTGGCGGTCAGGCGGTGGAGAATCAGAGCCCCCAGCCCCCAGCCCCCTCGGTGCCAGCACCCGCCCCGGCGCCAGCCTGGACCGACCCGGCGCCTGTCCCTCCCCCAGCGCCGCCGCCCGCGTCAGGCGGGTCCAGTGGGGCGGGGGGCCTGGGCACCAGCATCTCGGACTTTCTGCGGAGCAGTGCGGAGCAGGACCGGCCCGGCGACGTGTTCGAGCTGGAGTCGAGCAAGATGCTGGAGGTCAAGGTCAACGGGCGGGTCTGGAGCAAACTTGGGGCAATGATTGCCTACAAAGGCCGCCTCGACTTTCAGCGGGCCAGCACCCTCAGTGACCTGATGGGCGGCATGCGCTCGGGGGGGAACCGCATGGGCGCGCTGCTGGGCGCCGCCATGCGGATGGGCAGCGGCGAGATGGGGCCGCTGGTCAGCATCCAGGGACAGGGGGTGTGCTACCTCGCCGATCAGGGCAAGGAAATCTCCATCATTCGGCTCCAGGGCGATACCCTGAACATCAACGGCAAGAGCCTGCTGGCGTTTGAAGACACCGTGACCCACGAGATCACCATGCAGCGCTCTATGGCGGGAATGGTGGCGGGGGGCCTCTTTAGTGTGCAGGTGCGCGGCAACGGTCTGGTCGCCATCCTGAGCCACGGGCAGCCACTGACCCTGCGCGTCACGCCCCAGGAACCGGTGTTCACCGACCCCAACGCCACCATTGCCTGGAGCGACCACCTGCGGCCCGACCTGCGCGTCAGTCAGGACTTGCGGTCAATGTTTGGGCGTGGCGGCGGCGAAACCCTTCAGATGGCTTTTCAGGGCAACGGCTTTGTGGTTGTGCAGCCTTACGAAGAGGCGGCCGCGATGGAACACCTCCCGAACCATTAGCGGCGATGAGGGCCGACAGCGGTCGTCTGCCGTTTGTTACAGGCTCTCCGGCTTTTCGACAGAGCCGCGCAGCAACCCCAGAGTGACCTCATTGAGGGGCTCTGGGGTTCGCCTTGCAGTTTAGCCAGCGTCTCCTCTCTTTTTAAGTTCACTGCTGGCGCTTCATGGGCGAGCAGAAGGAATGAACTGGGCCTGGGCTATGGCGTGTAGGCAAAGAGATATAGACAGTTGGCATGCAACCATCAAGGTATGGAGCCTTGGATGGTCACGAGGATTGAGACACTCGAAGGGCAGTACGGCACAGTCCCGCCGCCATGGGTAGTGTTTCCGAATGAGCATCTTTACAGCATGTGCTGGCGGATGGGTGGCGGAGAAGAGTTCATCATGGTGTGGTGGCCGTGGTGGAGAAGCCAAGCACTGGACGAAGCGGCACGAATCGAATATTTTCGGCAGTTTCCACCAGAGCCAAGATGGCTTGATTGGATGTTGGACGCCATCTGGGATCTCCCTTTGCCTGAAGGAGATGACGAGGAGGAACTGTTGGATCGAACGCCCTATTTCTTGAAGGCAGAGACTCTTGGTTTTGGAAGTCGTGAAGCTTACGAGCAAGACTTACAGGACCCTCGCCCCTAATCTTTACCTTTCGCCGTCAAGAACACCCTCGCCCAGCCGCCGAATCGGCGCCCACCGCCAAGCCAAGCTGGGCCGCTCCTTTATTTGGGCGCGCGCCGCCGGGCGTGTTGTTCAGCCAGCACCTTTCCAGCTTCCAGCAGTTGACATTTCAGGGGTTCAAGGTCATGCACCATCATGGACCGGACGAGGGCCAGCTGCTCTCCGCTGAGGTGGGCCTGCACACCTTCTGGGGTGGTCTGGATTCGCCGGGCGCCCAGGCCAGCCAGCAGCCCACTCACCAGCAGCTGCTCTAGCTCGCCCTGCACCCTGAGGAGCCGCTGTGGATGGGTCGCCAGCCACAGCGCTTGCCGCACCGCCTCGTGGGTGCGCGCAGCGATGCTGCCCCCGAAGTCAGAGAGCGCGGCAGGCGTTACCTGCGCCGCCGCCCCCAGGTACGCCTGTTCATCAGCGCCGTCCAGGTGGGCCCAGGTGGCGGCGCGGGTCTGGGCCAGCAGGGTCAGGTCCAGAACCTCGACCACCCGGGCGATTTCTGCGGCTGTTAGAGACGGATCGTCGACAAGGTGACCCAACGCCTCGTCCTGCTCATCAGTACCAAGTTTTGCCAGATACAGCTGCGCTTCCCGGATACTGGCCAGCACCGACAGGTCCTGCGTGACTGGCAGGCCAGGGTCAATGTCGTATAGCGTCAGGTCGTGGGTCTGAAGATGGGTCAGCAGCAGGCGGGCCGCATTGCTGCGCTCGCCGCCCACCCCACGGCGGGCGAGTTGCAGCAGTTTGAGGGCGCGCGTGCGCAGAGGGTGGTCAGCCGCGAGGGTCCGGGTCATCGGATGGCTTCCAGGGAAACGAGATTCAGGGGAACTGACCAGGGCAGCGAGCCTGCAAGGACGACGTTCAGGCTCAGACCATCAGGGCGCCTCAGGATGCTTCTGCTTTGCAGAGCTAACCGAGGAGCACCGCCAAGACCGCTGGGGCCGGCCCAGCACCAAGCAGTCTCCCCAAGAAACAGCAGGGCCGTCACCCTTTCCACCACAACATCGTCCTCACGTCTCGACAGGCCTCCGCAGGCACAAGAAAAAGCCTCTGGGGCCACAGGGGCCTCCAGAGGCAGCATAGCAGTGCGCGCGGCTCAGTCGGCCTGAGGTCGGCCACCATTTTCAAGGGCGTCGCGCCGGTTGGCCCGCAGCGACGAGAAGATAGACCAGACGATGAAGCCTACGCCAATCAGACCCGTGACCACTTCCGGCACATGCAGGTTCCGGTTGGTGCTCAGCAGCATGATGATGGCCAGCGCCAGGATGCCGTAGTGGGCGCCGTGTTCCAGGTAACGGTATTCGGCCAGCGTGCCTTTGTGAACCAGAAACAGCGTCAGCGAACGCACGAACACCGCGCCGATGGCCAGACCCGCCGCGATAATCACGACGACCTTGGTGATGGCGAACGCGCCGATCACGCCGTCCAGCGAGAAGCTAGCGTCCAGCACTTCCAGGTACAGGAAGGCCGACAGGCCCGCCGCACCAGCCTTGGCGGCCATGTCATCGGCATCGAACAGGTTGCCGATGGCGTTCATGGCCAGGTACAGCGCCAGACCAATCAGGCCGGCCATCAGGGCCGTGGTCTGTTCTGCGGGCGCCACCATGAACTTCGTGACCAGCATCAGCGCGATGACCGTCACAACCACCTGAATGGTGTCCAGTTTGCCGATGCCCGCCAGACGGCGCTCGAAACCGCCCAGCCAGTGCACGTCCTTTTCCGGGTCGATCAGGTAGTTCAGGGCGACCAGCAGCAGGAAGACGCCGCCGAAGGCGCTGATGGCCACCTCGGCGCGCTCCAGGTATTCCGCGTAGCGTTCCGAATCATTCAGGGCCAGGTTGGCCACTTCACCAAAGCCCAGGCCGGAGGTCAGCGCCACGATCAGGATGGGGAAAATAAGGCGCATCCCCACCACGGCAATCAGGATGCCCCAGACCAGAAAGCGGTCCTGCCACTTCTTGGTCATGTTTTTGAGGACCGAAGCGTTGACCACCGCGTTGTCGAAGCTGAGGCTGACTTCCATCACGCCCAGCACGAGCGCGATAAACAGGTAGTTCAGGGCCGTCCCGATACCGCCGGTCTGAAGGCCATACACGAAGGCCAGGATCAGAGAGACGAAGGTGACGCCAAAGGCAAAAATAAATTCTCGGTTGATCATGGTGTCCTTTGATAAAGGGGCCTCCCAGTCCCCAGGAGGGGCCGCCGGGAGGCGTGAAGAGTCAGGTGAAAAGAGGGTTAGACGTTCACGCCGTAGCCGCGGGCCATCGGGCCCAGGCCGCCAGCAAAGCCCTGACCCACCGCGCGGAACTTCCACTCGTTGTTGTGGCGGTAGACCTCACCAAAGACGACTGCCGTTTCGGTGCTGAAGTCCTCGCCCAGGTCGTAGCGGGTGATCTCGCGGCCCGTGGCCTCATCCACAATGCGGATAAAGGCGCCGCCCACCTGCCCAAAGTTCTGGCGCCGGGCGTCGGCCTCATCAATGGTCACGCCCACAACGATCTTGCTGATGTCCTGCGGCACGCGGCTCAGGTCAACCTTGATGGTTTCGTCGTCGCCCTCGCCCTGCCCGGTGCGGTTGTCGCCGGTGTGCTCCACGCTGCCGTCCTGACTGCGCAGCTGGTTGTAGAAGATGAAATCGTGGTCGCCGCGCACCCGGCCGCTGGCATTGAGCAAAAAGGCGCTGGCGTCCAGGTCAAACTGCTGACCGTCACTGACGCGCGGGTCCCAGCCCAGGCCAACCAGAATGCGGGTGAGGTTCGGGGCTTCCTTACTCAGCGAGATGTTGCCGCCTTTCGACAGGGAGAGTGCCATGGGGTCCTCCGGGGACAGGAATGAGGCGAAGGGAACTGGGGCGCGCAGCAACCAGGGGCTAGAGTTCGGCCGCTGGGCGCTTACAGGTGGGCGCGCATGTCGGGCAGGTTGTCGTGGTAGGTGCGCCCCGAAGCCGGCGCGCCGATGGCCTTGAAGGTCCAGTCCGTGCCTTCACGCTTCAGGCTGGCCATGATCAGGCCGTTGTGGTCCCCCTGGCCGGCGAGTTCGTAGCGGGCCAGTTCCTTTTCGCCCTGCTCGTTGATCAGCCGGCAGTACGCCGTCTCGATGCGGTTAAAGCTCTGGCCGCTGTAGTTGTTGACGCTCAGAATGACCGTCACCACGTTCTGTGGCAGCCGGTTGAGATGAATGGTGATGGTTTCATCGTCGCCCGCGCCGTCGCCGGTGCGGTTGTCGCCGCTGTGACGCACCGAGCCGTCCTTGCTCTGTAGTTGGCGAAACCAGACCTGATCCACCAGGGTGCCCGAGGCGTCAAACATCAGGGCGTTGGCATCGAGGTCAACCGCCTCGCGCCCCGCCCCGAAGCCCAGCAGGCCCTTTTTCTTGATGCCTTCCCAGCCCACGCCCATTCGGACCGCCGTGAGGGTGGTGCCGCTGGTCTTCGCCAGACTGATTTGCTCGCCTTTTTTCAAACTTAATGCCATATCGCGTCTCCTTGAACAGAATCTACTTGCTGCCGG
Above is a window of Deinococcus betulae DNA encoding:
- a CDS encoding DUF475 domain-containing protein, with amino-acid sequence MINREFIFAFGVTFVSLILAFVYGLQTGGIGTALNYLFIALVLGVMEVSLSFDNAVVNASVLKNMTKKWQDRFLVWGILIAVVGMRLIFPILIVALTSGLGFGEVANLALNDSERYAEYLERAEVAISAFGGVFLLLVALNYLIDPEKDVHWLGGFERRLAGIGKLDTIQVVVTVIALMLVTKFMVAPAEQTTALMAGLIGLALYLAMNAIGNLFDADDMAAKAGAAGLSAFLYLEVLDASFSLDGVIGAFAITKVVVIIAAGLAIGAVFVRSLTLFLVHKGTLAEYRYLEHGAHYGILALAIIMLLSTNRNLHVPEVVTGLIGVGFIVWSIFSSLRANRRDALENGGRPQAD
- a CDS encoding TerD family protein → MALSLSKGGNISLSKEAPNLTRILVGLGWDPRVSDGQQFDLDASAFLLNASGRVRGDHDFIFYNQLRSQDGSVEHTGDNRTGQGEGDDETIKVDLSRVPQDISKIVVGVTIDEADARRQNFGQVGGAFIRIVDEATGREITRYDLGEDFSTETAVVFGEVYRHNNEWKFRAVGQGFAGGLGPMARGYGVNV
- a CDS encoding TerD family protein; this encodes MALSLKKGEQISLAKTSGTTLTAVRMGVGWEGIKKKGLLGFGAGREAVDLDANALMFDASGTLVDQVWFRQLQSKDGSVRHSGDNRTGDGAGDDETITIHLNRLPQNVVTVILSVNNYSGQSFNRIETAYCRLINEQGEKELARYELAGQGDHNGLIMASLKREGTDWTFKAIGAPASGRTYHDNLPDMRAHL